The segment ACCACCAAGAGTCGCGCATCCTACTGAAGCAGGAAGATGCATTGTTGAATACCCTTTCTTATTTATTTCCCATTCAAGATGCTGATGGATAATACCGGTTTCGGCAGTTACAGTATAAGCACTTTCGTTAAGTTCAATAACTCTGTTCATTTTTTTCATATCAACACAAATGCCACCTTCAACCGGCAATGCGCCACCCTGTGAACCAGAGCCCCCTCCCCATGGTATAACAGGGATTTTATAGTAATTGGCTATTTTTACTATTTTGGATACTTCTTCTGCAGAATTTGGATAAACTATACAGTCAGGCATTTTGGGTTTTCTACCTCTGTCCACCCAAACCCTTGGAATCCAGTAATAATCAACGGCATGTACCAGTTTATCTACTTCTATGGTGCTTACATTTTCGGCACCTACAACATCTTCCAATTCCGAGATAATCATTTGATCCCTGTAATTTCTATTAATGGTTTTCATCGGCATTTCCTGACAGCTGCCGCTGTCATACTCCCTCCTTTTGTTTTTCTCCAGCAATTATAAAGTGACTTGATGATAATAGTGACTTAGTGATTAATGATATAGGTATTAATTGTAAATTTCAGATATTATGTCAACCAAAAAAACAAAATAGTTATACTAATAATGGAATGCTTTCCATCATGAATCCTATATAATTCTTTATTTAATTTTTAATGTACAAATAGTTTGAGTACTGTATATTCTGAAGAATTGTCAGAGTGATTAAAAATGTCCTGTAAGTCAGAAGATAAAAATTAAATATCTATGATGAATGAATTCATTCTTATATTCTTAATTATTATTCTTAATATTTTTTACTCTGAAGTTCTTTTTCAATTCTGTTCACTCTTGTGAATGCCCCTTCAGAGTCTTTCAGAGAAATATAAATATAAATCGAATCAATGATCGCTAGTTGTGCAAACCGAGATGAAAGACCCATTATTCTGTGCTTAACCTCTTCAGATGAGGTAAACAGAGCAATGTCACTTACTTTAGTTATTGGAGAAGACCCGTAATTAGTTATACATATTGTTGTTGCTCCGTACTTTTTAGATAATTGAAGTGCTTCCACTACATCACGGGAACTTCCGCTATGAGAAATTCCAACAGCTACATCTCCTTTTTTCAATCCGGTAGCTGTTATTGTCTGCATATGGGAATCAGAGTATGATACGCAATATATACCGGCCCTGGTCATTTTATGGGCAAAGTCTGCCGCAATAGCAGCGGAATTACCTACACCGTAAACCACCATCCTGTTACATGATCTGATTGCTTCAGCTGCAGCTTCTAAGCTGTCTTTATCTAATATTGCTTTGGTTAATTGTAATGTTGACGTAATACTTTCAATTTCTTTACAATAAATGTCAAAGCATGTATCTGTTTCAGAAGCCTCACTAAAAATTGTTTCTATAGGAGTTGAGATTTCTTGTGCCAAAGATATTTTAAAATCCTGAAAACCTCTGTAGCCGAGCTTTCTGCATGTTCTTACAACTGTTGCTTCACTTGTGTTTGTGTTTTCTGCTACTTCAGTGATAGTCA is part of the Clostridiaceae bacterium genome and harbors:
- a CDS encoding MurR/RpiR family transcriptional regulator, which codes for MKNSHQLPTIIKIESLFDKLSKSDKKICSYILENINSIIRLTITEVAENTNTSEATVVRTCRKLGYRGFQDFKISLAQEISTPIETIFSEASETDTCFDIYCKEIESITSTLQLTKAILDKDSLEAAAEAIRSCNRMVVYGVGNSAAIAADFAHKMTRAGIYCVSYSDSHMQTITATGLKKGDVAVGISHSGSSRDVVEALQLSKKYGATTICITNYGSSPITKVSDIALFTSSEEVKHRIMGLSSRFAQLAIIDSIYIYISLKDSEGAFTRVNRIEKELQSKKY